Proteins encoded within one genomic window of Dyadobacter chenhuakuii:
- the porG gene encoding type IX secretion system protein PorG, with protein sequence MKSSLKFINAKYLLLNLAAGIYFFVASGNAVMAQKIEIGAGLGALNYKGDIAPSVRLRFFKPAGSVFFRYNPSQALSLRAELMGGIIGAEDKHSKDPFQQARNFSFTSRIFEGSAVAEYNFLNFQERRFAVNWSPYVFGGIGYTKFNPDPQGVGYKTSSFVLPYGVGIKYQIRRPWNIGIEYGARKTYSDYLDNLGGDPIGTDKFQQGDPSLKDNYYYLRLAVTYTFYKIVCP encoded by the coding sequence TTGAAGTCTTCTTTAAAATTTATAAATGCAAAATACTTGCTGCTTAATCTGGCGGCAGGTATTTATTTTTTTGTGGCCTCCGGGAATGCGGTTATGGCGCAAAAAATCGAGATAGGAGCGGGGTTAGGCGCATTGAATTACAAGGGAGACATTGCACCTTCGGTTAGGCTTCGTTTTTTTAAACCCGCCGGAAGCGTTTTTTTTCGGTATAATCCTTCCCAGGCATTGTCTCTGCGGGCGGAACTGATGGGCGGCATTATCGGCGCGGAGGACAAGCATAGCAAGGATCCTTTTCAGCAAGCGCGTAATTTTTCATTCACATCGCGCATTTTTGAAGGAAGCGCCGTTGCGGAATATAACTTTCTCAATTTTCAGGAGCGGCGTTTTGCTGTGAACTGGAGTCCATATGTTTTTGGAGGAATCGGGTATACCAAATTCAATCCTGATCCGCAAGGCGTGGGTTACAAAACCAGCTCGTTTGTGCTTCCTTATGGGGTTGGGATCAAATATCAGATCCGGCGTCCCTGGAACATTGGCATCGAATACGGAGCCAGAAAAACTTATTCGGATTATCTTGATAACTTAGGAGGGGATCCGATAGGGACTGATAAATTTCAGCAAGGCGATCCGTCTTTGAAGGATAATTACTACTATTTACGACTTGCAGTTACGTACACTTTTTATAAAATCGTTTGCCCTTGA